A stretch of DNA from Candidatus Neomarinimicrobiota bacterium:
TGAGATAGATACTTATTTATTAGAATCTAGCACCTGATGATTGCATCATATGTCTATATAGTTAAATGTGCTGATGACTCCTATTATACAGGGATTACAAATAATATTGAAAAACGATTAATGGAACATCAAATTGGAATAGATAAATCGTCCTACACTTTTTCACGAAAACCTGTTGAATTGGTTTTCTGTCAGCCGTTTGATAATATAATTTCAGCCATAGAACAGGAGAAACGTATTAAGCGGTGGACAAGGAAAAAGAAAGAGGCACTCATTGAAGGGAATTGGGAAAAGCTAAGGGATTTCGCGGAGTGCCTGAATAAGTCCAGTCACAAGAATTTTGAAGGGTACCCTTCGACTCCGCTCAGGGTGACAAAGAATAAGCGTATGTATACGGCTGATCAGAATAGACCCCGCTCAGGGTGACAAAGAGTGTTGAGAATTGATAATTAGATTGT
This window harbors:
- a CDS encoding GIY-YIG nuclease family protein; this encodes MIASYVYIVKCADDSYYTGITNNIEKRLMEHQIGIDKSSYTFSRKPVELVFCQPFDNIISAIEQEKRIKRWTRKKKEALIEGNWEKLRDFAECLNKSSHKNFEGYPSTPLRVTKNKRMYTADQNRPRSG